The Methanoculleus marisnigri JR1 genome window below encodes:
- a CDS encoding NAD(P)H-dependent glycerol-3-phosphate dehydrogenase: MISKVGVIGAGSMGTAVAQSISRRVGEVIVFGRRQEIVDSINTDNCNKRYFPGLRLNPNIHARLMGDRQGLADCEAVIIAVPSSEVRFIVNATHDELTGKFLVTVAKGLEYPSLKTMSEIIRDETGNPDIACFSGPTFADEVAYGHIAGATIGAGGDPSLRATISNLFGEFILDFSDDIRAVELCGVLKNVYAIGTGMWDSVYGNHNEHYTFLNMCYKEMCIFLRAISRDKGIFTKFCCFGDFNLTANVDKSRNRTLGLMVGKKIVKTPYLESGVTFEGSRSVKGIIELAENHSIDMPIARFVYDVLSGNNNVRESVDGVIRKAP; this comes from the coding sequence ATGATATCGAAAGTCGGGGTCATCGGCGCCGGAAGCATGGGCACCGCCGTCGCGCAGAGCATATCCAGAAGAGTCGGAGAAGTGATCGTGTTCGGGAGGAGACAGGAGATTGTCGATTCGATAAACACCGACAATTGCAACAAACGTTATTTCCCGGGCCTGCGCCTGAACCCCAATATACATGCAAGATTGATGGGCGATAGACAGGGTCTCGCGGACTGCGAGGCTGTAATCATCGCTGTGCCCTCAAGTGAAGTCCGGTTTATCGTTAACGCTACCCACGACGAACTCACAGGCAAGTTCCTCGTCACGGTAGCCAAAGGGCTGGAATATCCGTCGCTCAAAACGATGAGCGAAATTATCCGCGATGAAACGGGCAACCCGGACATAGCCTGTTTCTCAGGGCCGACCTTCGCCGATGAGGTTGCCTACGGCCATATTGCCGGCGCTACGATAGGTGCCGGCGGGGATCCATCGCTGAGAGCAACGATCTCGAATCTTTTCGGTGAATTCATCCTGGATTTTTCGGATGATATCAGGGCAGTCGAGTTATGCGGCGTGCTGAAGAACGTATACGCCATCGGAACGGGGATGTGGGATTCGGTTTACGGCAACCATAACGAGCACTACACCTTCCTCAACATGTGCTACAAGGAGATGTGCATCTTTTTACGGGCGATCTCTCGCGATAAAGGGATATTCACAAAATTCTGCTGCTTTGGGGATTTCAACCTGACCGCCAACGTGGATAAAAGCCGCAACCGGACATTGGGGCTGATGGTCGGCAAAAAGATCGTAAAAACCCCCTATTTAGAGTCCGGCGTGACGTTCGAAGGCTCAAGATCTGTTAAAGGGATAATTGAACTGGCCGAGAACCACAGTATCGATATGCCCATTGCACGATTCGTCTACGATGTTTTGAGCGGGAATAACAACGTGCGGGAATCGGTCGATGGGGTCATCAGGAAAGCGCCCTGA
- a CDS encoding glycosyltransferase family 4 protein, which translates to MKEQTKIFLVSPSPSTFTERDLEALRREYLVREAVISNYRGGNGLKRSLLITFEILRGVLWADLTYSWFAHNHSYLAVTLANLLGKRTIVVIGGYEVAREPEIGYGALLNQKLAKRVNYIIQNADHILAVSEFNRREILELGDHRHVAVVYNGIDCAQFSPGEEKDDLVITVCQISQSNIALKGLDTFLETARHFPDLRFAVIGRDLDGSIEDLRRDAPPNVEIISPTSQGELLQWYRRAKVYCQLSYRESFGVALAEAMACECVPVVTDRGALPEVVGDTGFVVPYGDAEATAAGILGALQSDRGKAARARVEKEFSLEGRMQKIRNIIEERPV; encoded by the coding sequence GTGAAGGAGCAAACGAAGATATTCCTGGTATCTCCCTCCCCCTCCACATTCACCGAGCGCGATCTCGAGGCGCTCAGGCGGGAATACCTCGTTCGGGAGGCCGTCATCAGCAACTACCGGGGGGGAAACGGCCTGAAGCGGTCACTCCTGATCACGTTTGAGATACTCCGGGGAGTCCTCTGGGCCGATCTCACCTACTCCTGGTTCGCTCACAACCATTCGTATCTTGCGGTAACGCTGGCAAATCTCCTCGGGAAGAGAACCATCGTCGTCATCGGTGGGTACGAGGTCGCGAGAGAGCCGGAGATCGGCTACGGCGCCCTCCTCAACCAGAAACTTGCAAAGAGGGTGAACTACATCATCCAAAACGCCGATCACATCCTCGCGGTATCGGAGTTCAACAGGCGGGAGATACTGGAACTGGGCGATCACCGTCACGTTGCAGTCGTCTATAACGGGATCGACTGCGCGCAGTTCTCCCCGGGAGAGGAAAAAGACGATCTCGTCATCACGGTATGCCAGATCAGCCAGAGCAACATCGCGCTCAAGGGCCTTGATACGTTCCTCGAAACTGCAAGACACTTTCCGGACCTCCGTTTCGCTGTCATCGGCCGCGACCTTGACGGGAGCATCGAAGACCTGAGACGGGATGCCCCGCCGAACGTCGAGATTATCTCACCCACTTCCCAGGGCGAACTCCTGCAGTGGTACCGCCGGGCAAAGGTCTACTGCCAGCTCTCTTACCGGGAGTCGTTCGGTGTTGCGCTTGCCGAAGCGATGGCCTGCGAGTGCGTCCCCGTGGTGACGGACAGGGGCGCCCTCCCGGAGGTGGTGGGGGACACGGGATTCGTAGTGCCGTACGGGGATGCGGAAGCGACGGCGGCGGGGATATTGGGGGCGTTGCAGTCCGACAGGGGGAAGGCGGCAAGAGCCAGGGTTGAGAAGGAGTTCTCCCTTGAGGGGAGGATGCAAAAAATCCGGAACATCATCGAGGAAAGACCCGTATAA
- a CDS encoding glycosyltransferase family 4 protein: protein MLTTTHLPHDGRIFEKEAKSLAKEHDVTIIAPSENGSIDENGGVQIVAVRKPPSNLLHPVTLWRAFRACLNQKCDVVHCHEPDALLIGVLTKFLKGKRVIYDIHEHWPSEIPFDLGIPNATVLTRVLEPMLSRGEILLSRFADAKIAVSESVAERFGRNGTEPVIISNYSVAGSVPPAPQAGCSRNVVYMAGNMQLFHGIRECIQAMSKVAATVPGVTLTLVGNIREDIGAIVAKTDPRPEITLTGYLPYQEMYETLRKGSIALLVFQPDYYNAYIGLPNKLFDYMLCGLPVVASDFPEIRKVVGETECGMLVDPTDPDAIAEAIVYLLEHPGEARRMGENGRKAVLERYNWGEMEKRLLEVYRQVEEMGRGGRFRGRRAR, encoded by the coding sequence ATGCTCACCACGACCCACCTGCCCCACGACGGGCGGATATTCGAGAAAGAGGCGAAGAGCCTGGCAAAGGAGCACGATGTCACGATCATCGCCCCTTCGGAGAACGGGAGCATCGATGAGAACGGAGGCGTGCAGATCGTCGCCGTCCGGAAACCCCCTTCAAACCTCCTTCACCCGGTGACGCTCTGGAGGGCGTTTCGGGCGTGCCTGAACCAGAAGTGCGACGTCGTCCACTGCCATGAGCCCGATGCCCTCCTCATCGGGGTCCTTACGAAGTTTCTCAAAGGGAAGCGGGTCATTTACGACATCCACGAGCACTGGCCGAGCGAGATCCCGTTCGATCTCGGTATCCCGAACGCGACGGTCCTCACGAGGGTCCTTGAACCCATGCTCTCCCGGGGAGAGATCCTGCTCTCGCGGTTTGCCGATGCAAAGATCGCCGTCAGCGAGAGCGTCGCAGAGCGGTTCGGCCGGAACGGAACGGAGCCTGTGATCATATCCAACTATTCGGTCGCCGGCTCGGTGCCGCCGGCTCCGCAGGCAGGATGCAGCCGCAACGTGGTCTACATGGCCGGAAATATGCAGTTGTTCCACGGCATCAGGGAGTGCATCCAGGCGATGTCGAAGGTGGCTGCAACGGTTCCCGGGGTCACCCTGACCCTCGTCGGGAACATCCGCGAAGATATCGGTGCGATCGTTGCGAAGACGGACCCGAGACCGGAGATCACTCTGACTGGCTACCTCCCTTACCAGGAAATGTACGAAACGCTCCGTAAGGGCAGCATCGCCCTCCTCGTCTTCCAGCCCGACTACTACAATGCATACATCGGCCTCCCGAACAAGCTCTTCGACTACATGCTCTGCGGTCTCCCGGTCGTTGCGAGCGACTTTCCGGAGATCCGGAAGGTGGTGGGGGAGACAGAGTGCGGAATGCTGGTCGACCCGACAGACCCGGATGCGATCGCGGAGGCGATTGTCTACCTGCTCGAGCACCCGGGCGAGGCGCGGAGGATGGGGGAGAATGGGCGGAAGGCGGTTCTTGAGCGGTACAACTGGGGCGAGATGGAGAAGAGGCTGCTCGAGGTATACAGGCAGGTTGAGGAGATGGGAAGGGGCGGTCGGTTCCGCGGCCGCAGAGCGCGATAA
- the wecB gene encoding non-hydrolyzing UDP-N-acetylglucosamine 2-epimerase yields the protein MKIASIVGARPQFIKCAPVSRELRNEHEEILIHTGQHYDHGMSEVFFEELAIPKPDYNLGIGSGTHGRQTGAMLGAIEDVLEKEKPDVVLVYGDTNSTLAGALAAAKLHVPVAHIEAGLRSFDRGMPEEVNRVLTDHASDLLFCPTETAIRNLGAEGITKGVHLVGDVMVDAMNYNRGIAEERSRILEDVGVEPGGYLVVTVHRPSNTDDRENMAAILGALAEAGKPAVFPVHPRTRKCLGEYGVLAEMPENVRLIEPLGYLDMIRLMAHAEKILTDSGGVQKEAYMLGVPCITLRENTEWVETVEAGWNVLVGAGREKIVDAIRHFSPGSRQKEIFGNGNASVLIGKILARSQYARSG from the coding sequence ATGAAAATCGCATCGATCGTCGGCGCCCGGCCCCAGTTCATCAAGTGCGCTCCCGTCTCCCGGGAACTCAGGAACGAGCACGAGGAGATCCTCATCCACACCGGCCAACACTACGACCACGGCATGTCGGAGGTCTTCTTCGAGGAACTCGCTATCCCGAAGCCCGACTACAACCTCGGCATCGGCTCCGGGACCCACGGCCGCCAGACCGGGGCGATGCTCGGGGCGATCGAGGACGTTCTCGAAAAGGAGAAGCCCGATGTCGTCCTGGTCTACGGCGACACGAACTCCACCCTCGCGGGCGCACTTGCGGCCGCGAAACTCCACGTGCCGGTGGCGCACATCGAGGCGGGGCTCCGGAGTTTCGACCGGGGGATGCCCGAGGAGGTGAACCGGGTGCTCACCGATCACGCATCGGACCTCCTCTTCTGCCCGACGGAGACGGCCATTAGGAACCTTGGGGCCGAGGGGATCACGAAGGGCGTCCACCTCGTCGGGGACGTGATGGTCGATGCGATGAACTACAACCGTGGGATCGCGGAAGAACGCTCCCGGATCCTCGAGGACGTCGGGGTCGAACCCGGGGGCTACCTCGTCGTCACCGTCCACCGCCCCTCGAACACCGATGATCGTGAAAACATGGCCGCTATCCTCGGTGCTCTCGCAGAGGCCGGAAAGCCGGCCGTCTTCCCGGTTCATCCCCGGACGAGGAAGTGCCTCGGCGAATACGGGGTCCTTGCGGAGATGCCGGAGAACGTCCGGCTCATCGAGCCGCTCGGCTACCTCGACATGATCCGCCTGATGGCGCACGCGGAAAAGATTCTCACCGACTCGGGCGGTGTCCAGAAGGAGGCCTACATGCTCGGCGTCCCCTGCATCACTCTCCGGGAGAACACCGAATGGGTCGAGACGGTCGAGGCGGGGTGGAACGTGCTCGTGGGGGCGGGACGGGAGAAGATTGTCGATGCTATTCGGCATTTTTCACCCGGATCGAGGCAGAAAGAGATATTTGGGAATGGAAACGCCAGTGTTCTGATCGGGAAGATCCTTGCCCGGTCTCAGTATGCCCGATCTGGATAA
- a CDS encoding nucleotide sugar dehydrogenase, producing the protein MSSRLQSIIDGIGPIRKVGVVGMGYVGIPAAALFADAPEFEFVRGFQRDSPSSGYKIAMLNRGESPLKGEEPGLEELLAKVVDAGKFRCTPDFSGVAECDAVTLAIQTPFKDPKDLIPDFSALTEGLRQTGRNLSEGTLVVLESTVTPGTTAGMARKILEEESGLTAGEEFCLAHAPERVMVGRLLRNIREHDRIVGGIDDVSTARAIELYRPVLTTGKIIPMTATAAEVTKTAENAFRDLQIAAANQLALHCEAMGVNVYDVRAGIDSLKGEGITRAILWPGAGVGGHCLTKDSWHLERGAQVLGGDLWYPHGAESIFGVARMINEFMPRHMVHLTLEGLKRTDKSPEGATVALLGWAFIQNSDDTRNTPAEPYLAAMEEAGAKVRVHDPFVERYPGIEVSHDLDAALEGADVVTIFTGHHHYASLDPARVKELSGKEHPVIVDGRNAVDPDAFIRAGFVYKGIGRGDRNNHPIRE; encoded by the coding sequence ATGAGCAGCAGGTTACAGTCGATCATCGATGGAATTGGGCCGATCAGGAAGGTCGGTGTTGTCGGCATGGGCTACGTCGGCATTCCCGCCGCGGCGCTCTTTGCGGACGCCCCCGAATTCGAGTTCGTCCGCGGATTCCAGCGAGACTCCCCGTCCTCCGGCTACAAGATAGCCATGCTGAACCGGGGGGAGTCGCCGCTCAAGGGCGAGGAGCCCGGGCTCGAAGAGTTGCTCGCTAAGGTCGTCGATGCGGGTAAGTTCCGGTGCACCCCGGACTTCTCCGGGGTTGCGGAGTGCGACGCGGTGACGCTCGCCATCCAGACACCGTTTAAGGATCCAAAAGACCTCATCCCCGATTTCTCGGCCCTGACCGAGGGGCTCCGGCAGACGGGAAGGAACCTCTCGGAGGGCACGCTCGTGGTGCTCGAGTCGACCGTCACTCCCGGCACGACTGCCGGGATGGCCCGCAAGATCCTGGAAGAAGAGTCCGGGCTCACCGCCGGCGAAGAGTTCTGCCTCGCGCACGCCCCCGAGCGGGTGATGGTCGGGCGGCTGCTCAGAAACATCCGGGAGCACGACCGGATCGTCGGTGGGATCGACGACGTCTCGACGGCGCGGGCGATCGAACTCTACCGCCCAGTCCTCACGACGGGAAAGATCATCCCGATGACCGCGACCGCGGCCGAGGTGACGAAGACCGCAGAGAATGCCTTCCGGGACCTCCAGATCGCCGCCGCAAACCAGCTGGCGCTGCACTGCGAGGCAATGGGCGTCAACGTCTACGACGTCCGGGCCGGGATCGACTCCCTCAAGGGTGAGGGGATCACCCGGGCAATCCTCTGGCCGGGTGCCGGGGTCGGCGGCCACTGTCTCACGAAGGACTCCTGGCACCTCGAGCGGGGCGCACAGGTCCTCGGCGGCGACCTCTGGTACCCACACGGGGCCGAGTCGATCTTCGGCGTCGCACGGATGATCAACGAGTTCATGCCCCGGCACATGGTCCACCTGACCCTCGAGGGGCTCAAGCGGACGGATAAGTCCCCGGAGGGTGCAACGGTCGCGCTCCTCGGATGGGCGTTCATCCAGAACTCCGACGATACCAGAAACACCCCCGCGGAGCCCTACCTCGCGGCGATGGAAGAGGCCGGAGCGAAGGTCCGGGTCCACGACCCGTTCGTGGAAAGGTATCCGGGGATAGAGGTTTCGCACGACCTGGACGCGGCTCTTGAAGGCGCGGACGTCGTCACCATCTTCACCGGCCACCACCACTATGCTTCCCTCGATCCGGCGCGGGTGAAGGAGTTGTCGGGGAAAGAGCACCCGGTGATCGTCGACGGCAGGAACGCCGTCGATCCGGATGCGTTCATCCGGGCGGGCTTCGTCTACAAAGGCATCGGTCGCGGCGACAGGAACAATCATCCGATCCGGGAGTAA
- a CDS encoding Gfo/Idh/MocA family protein, whose product MDIGVIGVGMMGRNHARVYSELKAVDSLHLFDLNGKAARDLAGTFEATASPTLESLLERVDAVSVCVPTPYHFSVAETVIEAGVPLLIEKPICATAEESRRLIEKIPGGLVAGVGHIERFNPIVPEIKKIVQRPLYIEMKRHNPASSRVSGSSVVEDLMIHDVDIMRNVLLPAGAYHLAGSGNEDVCSALFSFGGTPVYLSASRKSSKKIRMIYIEEEEFTVEGDFMAQEIYIHRKPGQYAVEDERYVQENIIEKVLVNKQEPLKLELSTFLDCVARKKEFPVSPAQALLNMEICEDVARCFAA is encoded by the coding sequence TTGGACATAGGGGTTATCGGTGTTGGAATGATGGGCAGGAATCACGCCCGCGTATACTCGGAACTGAAAGCGGTGGACTCGCTTCACCTGTTCGATCTCAACGGGAAGGCGGCCCGCGACCTTGCCGGGACATTCGAGGCAACGGCCTCTCCGACACTTGAGAGCCTGCTTGAACGCGTGGACGCGGTGAGCGTCTGCGTCCCGACACCCTACCACTTCTCTGTTGCGGAGACGGTCATCGAGGCCGGGGTGCCGCTGCTCATAGAAAAGCCCATCTGCGCGACGGCGGAAGAGAGCCGACGGCTTATCGAGAAGATCCCCGGTGGCCTCGTCGCCGGCGTCGGGCACATCGAGAGGTTCAACCCGATCGTTCCCGAGATCAAAAAGATCGTCCAGCGCCCTCTCTACATCGAGATGAAGCGGCATAATCCGGCCTCTTCCCGGGTGAGCGGCTCCTCGGTCGTCGAGGACCTGATGATCCACGATGTGGACATCATGCGAAACGTTCTCCTCCCGGCCGGAGCCTATCACCTCGCCGGAAGCGGGAACGAGGATGTCTGCAGCGCCCTATTCTCCTTTGGGGGGACCCCGGTCTACCTCTCCGCAAGCAGGAAATCCTCGAAGAAGATCCGTATGATCTACATCGAGGAGGAGGAGTTCACCGTCGAGGGCGACTTTATGGCCCAGGAGATCTACATCCACAGAAAACCCGGGCAGTATGCGGTCGAGGACGAGCGCTATGTGCAGGAGAACATCATCGAGAAGGTGCTTGTGAACAAGCAGGAGCCACTCAAACTCGAGCTCTCGACGTTCCTCGACTGCGTTGCCCGGAAAAAGGAGTTCCCGGTCAGCCCCGCGCAGGCGCTGCTGAATATGGAGATCTGCGAGGATGTCGCGCGGTGTTTTGCGGCCTGA
- a CDS encoding flippase: MRIDPVQRQSVISLASTLGLTAVGFLSTMFFTHTVGLSIMGAYYLFVAYFSVFNLIGDGGFGGAAVKRISEGKDQNAYFTAFLVLRVMLLAASMGFLLIARPYLVDLVASGAFPWLVLALIVSVFTNIASNSVYGTGKVGVNQIGGLLDTLVRIVVQVAAVVLGYGVAGLAGGFVAGLLVSGLFNFRFLELSPAPFRISHVQSLFSFSVWTFLSASGYLVFSYADTIMIGHFLTDTDVGTYRVALQLTSIATFATLALHTTLYPKVSYLGKQNDLISVERALARAFTYSLLLAVPVVAGGWLLGERLLYFFYTASATAGAAALAILLLVQVAHVFMFLQTMCLNALDRPKDSFKVTAIAVTVNIGLNILLIPAYGIVGASAATLVTMVLNAALAHRALSRSIRVRIEPLAVGHIVLAALVMSVVVAAYSFVIPLTNVFVVLGAVALGGLAYLLVLLKIDRGIHDELKELVGKLGIPWPGVL, from the coding sequence ATGCGCATCGATCCCGTCCAGCGCCAGAGTGTCATCAGCCTCGCTTCAACGCTGGGCCTCACCGCGGTCGGGTTCCTCTCCACGATGTTCTTCACGCACACCGTTGGCCTATCGATAATGGGCGCATACTACCTCTTCGTTGCTTACTTCAGCGTCTTTAACCTGATCGGAGACGGCGGATTCGGGGGCGCCGCGGTGAAGCGCATCAGCGAGGGCAAGGACCAGAACGCGTACTTCACCGCGTTCCTCGTCCTCCGGGTGATGCTGCTGGCTGCCTCAATGGGCTTCCTCCTCATCGCGCGACCGTACCTCGTCGATCTCGTCGCATCGGGAGCCTTCCCCTGGCTGGTCCTCGCACTGATCGTCAGCGTCTTCACGAACATCGCCTCAAACAGCGTCTACGGCACCGGAAAGGTCGGTGTCAACCAGATCGGCGGCCTGCTCGACACGCTGGTCAGGATAGTTGTCCAGGTCGCTGCGGTCGTCCTCGGCTACGGCGTCGCGGGGCTCGCCGGTGGGTTCGTCGCCGGGCTCCTCGTATCGGGACTCTTCAACTTCCGGTTCCTTGAACTCTCGCCGGCACCGTTCCGCATCTCCCACGTCCAGAGCCTCTTTTCCTTCTCGGTCTGGACGTTCCTCAGCGCGAGCGGCTACCTGGTCTTCTCGTATGCCGACACCATCATGATTGGTCACTTTCTGACCGACACCGACGTCGGCACCTACCGCGTGGCGCTCCAGCTCACATCGATCGCGACGTTTGCCACCTTAGCACTCCACACCACCCTCTACCCGAAGGTCAGTTACCTGGGGAAGCAGAACGACCTTATTTCGGTGGAGAGAGCACTGGCCCGCGCCTTCACCTACTCGCTCCTGCTCGCGGTCCCGGTCGTTGCCGGGGGCTGGCTCCTCGGCGAACGGCTCCTTTACTTCTTCTACACGGCGTCAGCCACCGCCGGGGCGGCAGCTCTCGCGATACTCCTGCTCGTTCAGGTAGCCCACGTCTTCATGTTCCTCCAGACGATGTGCCTGAACGCCCTCGACCGGCCGAAGGACTCGTTTAAGGTAACGGCAATCGCGGTTACCGTCAACATCGGCCTGAACATCCTCCTCATCCCGGCATACGGCATCGTCGGGGCGTCGGCGGCCACGCTCGTCACCATGGTGCTGAATGCGGCGCTTGCCCATCGCGCCCTCTCCCGGAGCATACGCGTGCGGATAGAGCCCCTGGCCGTGGGTCACATCGTCCTTGCCGCGCTCGTGATGAGCGTCGTCGTTGCGGCCTACTCGTTCGTCATCCCGCTCACGAACGTCTTTGTCGTTCTCGGGGCGGTTGCACTCGGCGGGCTGGCCTATCTCCTGGTCCTCCTCAAGATCGACAGGGGCATCCACGACGAATTGAAGGAACTGGTCGGGAAACTCGGCATCCCCTGGCCCGGCGTGCTCTGA
- a CDS encoding GNAT family N-acetyltransferase translates to MKKEVRELEPGEFPLAERIWTHYRGQKADPTRERVFGVFVDGALAATARCTLHLGGLEMDCVFTLDEHRGHGYAKEAVQILLDECGSETIYIHSTLPLIGFYGRLGFEPIPEARLPASIKERFLFCFGEMAGCNVAPMMRNSGDRAQ, encoded by the coding sequence ATGAAGAAAGAGGTTCGAGAACTGGAGCCGGGAGAGTTTCCGCTTGCTGAGAGGATCTGGACGCACTACCGCGGCCAGAAGGCCGACCCGACGCGGGAGAGGGTCTTCGGCGTCTTTGTCGACGGAGCCCTTGCGGCGACGGCCCGCTGCACCCTTCACTTGGGCGGCCTCGAGATGGACTGCGTCTTCACGCTGGACGAGCACCGCGGACACGGCTATGCAAAGGAGGCCGTGCAGATCCTCCTCGACGAATGCGGGTCCGAGACGATCTACATCCACTCGACCCTCCCCCTGATCGGGTTCTACGGGAGACTCGGGTTCGAACCCATCCCGGAGGCGAGGCTGCCGGCGAGTATCAAGGAGCGGTTCCTCTTCTGCTTCGGGGAGATGGCGGGGTGCAACGTCGCTCCCATGATGCGGAATTCCGGGGATCGGGCACAGTAG
- a CDS encoding DUF5814 domain-containing protein: protein MIANKARFRAARKLERAAGFRLPDHVFSGAFLESLGKAIDFENLDRRTHEQLLAFFRDFMDCKCKNAPFCGCPERKFTLTIIEFRELGLDHRQISAHLLDEYGIDLYPADILSFLEDSVHMLEAIRDVAELQGREKLAENAIEHIKKIEH from the coding sequence GTGATTGCGAATAAGGCCCGGTTCCGGGCGGCGCGGAAACTTGAGCGGGCAGCAGGGTTCCGGCTCCCCGACCATGTCTTCTCGGGCGCGTTTCTGGAGTCGCTCGGGAAGGCAATCGACTTCGAGAACCTCGATCGCCGGACGCACGAGCAGCTCCTGGCCTTCTTCCGTGACTTCATGGACTGCAAGTGCAAGAACGCACCCTTCTGCGGGTGCCCGGAGAGGAAGTTCACCCTCACCATCATCGAGTTTCGGGAGCTGGGGCTCGATCACCGCCAGATCAGCGCTCACCTCCTCGACGAATACGGGATCGATCTCTATCCCGCCGACATCCTGAGTTTCCTCGAAGACTCCGTCCACATGCTCGAGGCGATACGGGACGTCGCCGAACTGCAGGGGCGGGAGAAACTGGCGGAGAACGCCATCGAGCACATCAAGAAGATCGAGCACTGA
- a CDS encoding DUF2150 family protein: protein MKLFYIFYNQERWDNWIKTLQEASFEPAEGEEVSEGEQMLFSFTEDITLSVLKIIRLYQNGRFTKEEATEKLDDVEIIVMTGLPEGELEDIIGSIQLSLLVLFTACRKYLEGGFETDIKTLVKKGKGIDEENLEEALEVAANIGAAVVDGATCCAKYIKDNVENPGLFDEWLIEIETMSNAMKSLAKFDEEPGES, encoded by the coding sequence ATGAAACTCTTCTATATTTTTTACAATCAGGAGCGCTGGGACAACTGGATCAAGACGTTGCAGGAAGCAAGTTTTGAGCCCGCCGAAGGCGAAGAGGTCTCGGAAGGCGAGCAGATGCTCTTCAGTTTCACCGAAGACATCACCCTCTCGGTCTTAAAGATCATCCGCCTCTACCAGAACGGCCGGTTCACGAAGGAGGAGGCTACGGAGAAACTCGACGACGTGGAGATTATCGTCATGACCGGGCTTCCCGAGGGGGAACTCGAGGATATCATCGGGTCGATCCAGCTCTCGCTGCTGGTGCTCTTCACCGCCTGCCGGAAGTATCTCGAGGGCGGGTTTGAGACGGACATCAAGACCCTCGTGAAGAAGGGCAAGGGTATCGACGAGGAGAATCTCGAGGAGGCGCTCGAGGTTGCGGCGAATATCGGGGCCGCCGTGGTCGACGGCGCCACCTGCTGCGCGAAGTACATCAAGGACAACGTGGAGAACCCGGGCCTCTTCGACGAGTGGCTCATCGAGATCGAGACCATGAGCAACGCCATGAAGTCGCTCGCGAAGTTCGACGAGGAGCCCGGCGAGTCGTGA
- the larE gene encoding ATP-dependent sacrificial sulfur transferase LarE — translation MTRARGLDALLKSYEPVAVALSGGTDSSVLLALARHHGIQVIAISVDTGLTPPGELAAARKLSERLGLPHVVIPLDMLDIPAVRENRPDRCYVCKRAMMEAIVAEARRQGCRTVVDGTHADDRPAARPGMRVLSELGIKSPFAECGMGKADVEALARELGVPVRPPSACLATRIPTGEAVTRECLALVAAAEALLAREIPGTIRVRCSGGCRASIEADPAYRRRLEELLGAVKVLGFADVTIASGGYREGGADSWKR, via the coding sequence ATGACGAGAGCTCGCGGGCTTGATGCACTCCTGAAATCGTACGAACCTGTTGCGGTCGCGCTCTCCGGGGGAACGGACAGTTCGGTTCTGCTGGCCCTCGCCCGGCATCACGGGATTCAGGTGATCGCGATCAGCGTCGATACCGGCCTTACACCGCCGGGGGAGCTCGCGGCGGCGCGCAAACTCTCGGAGCGTCTGGGTCTCCCACACGTCGTGATACCGCTCGATATGCTCGATATCCCCGCTGTCCGGGAGAACCGGCCGGACCGGTGCTACGTCTGCAAGCGGGCGATGATGGAGGCGATCGTGGCGGAGGCACGCCGGCAGGGGTGCCGGACGGTGGTCGATGGGACCCACGCCGACGATCGGCCTGCGGCGAGGCCCGGGATGCGGGTGCTCTCCGAACTCGGGATCAAAAGCCCGTTTGCCGAGTGCGGTATGGGGAAGGCGGATGTCGAGGCTCTTGCGAGGGAACTCGGGGTGCCCGTCCGCCCGCCGTCCGCGTGCCTCGCAACCCGCATCCCCACCGGCGAGGCGGTCACCCGGGAGTGCCTCGCGCTCGTCGCGGCGGCGGAAGCCCTCCTCGCGCGGGAGATCCCGGGGACGATACGGGTCCGGTGCAGTGGTGGTTGCCGGGCTTCCATCGAGGCCGACCCGGCGTACCGCCGGAGGCTTGAGGAACTGCTCGGTGCGGTGAAGGTACTCGGGTTTGCGGATGTAACGATTGCCTCCGGTGGCTACCGGGAAGGAGGTGCGGATTCATGGAAGCGGTGA